A single Aggregatilinea lenta DNA region contains:
- a CDS encoding permease prefix domain 1-containing protein: MTGSLPHTDLDRWLDQATRGVPSRWAASIRAELTAHFEDTAADLLRQGVPPEVARRRALAELGDPQAVARGFKDVHHDRRHYLAAALACVLLLLETFDLPQQVLRPDWSEGSAPSRIFYAVDHTLTQLLTFYLVFMIGRLIVWRLNNETASRPVEVILGGLVVNLIGTLILDLGLDSSTSALTLLDASGLVEGVGFLLRDAGILLSSAGLVFLGAWVLLASSRLAAKSIAAAAVLEGIVPVLYTVVLYLAGRSALDLYVLLVLNTLFLLSALSLAFIRAWDPYRHHRLPAQTT; this comes from the coding sequence GTGACTGGCTCTCTCCCCCATACAGACCTGGACCGGTGGCTCGACCAAGCGACTCGCGGCGTCCCATCCCGGTGGGCAGCCTCTATTCGAGCGGAATTGACCGCCCATTTCGAAGACACGGCAGCCGATCTCCTCCGGCAGGGCGTGCCCCCCGAAGTAGCACGTCGGCGCGCGTTGGCCGAATTGGGCGATCCGCAAGCGGTGGCGCGTGGCTTCAAGGATGTGCATCACGACCGGCGTCACTACCTGGCGGCGGCGCTCGCGTGTGTGCTGCTGCTGTTGGAGACTTTCGATCTCCCCCAGCAGGTTCTGAGGCCGGATTGGTCGGAAGGCTCGGCTCCGAGCCGGATTTTTTACGCCGTCGACCACACGCTAACGCAGCTGCTTACCTTCTACCTCGTGTTTATGATTGGGCGGCTGATCGTGTGGCGGCTCAACAACGAAACCGCCAGCAGGCCCGTCGAAGTTATCTTGGGCGGACTTGTGGTGAATTTGATTGGCACCCTGATTCTAGACCTCGGCCTAGACAGCTCGACCTCGGCTCTGACTCTGCTGGACGCGTCCGGTCTTGTCGAGGGCGTGGGGTTTCTGCTCAGGGATGCGGGCATCCTGCTCAGCAGCGCCGGGTTGGTCTTTCTGGGAGCGTGGGTCCTGCTCGCCTCCAGCAGATTAGCGGCGAAGAGTATTGCGGCTGCGGCGGTGCTTGAGGGGATCGTGCCCGTACTATACACGGTTGTGCTGTACCTGGCCGGGCGCAGCGCCCTCGACCTTTACGTCCTACTCGTGCTGAACACCCTGTTTCTCCTATCAGCGCTCAGCCTCGCGTTCATTCGGGCCTGGGACCCTTACCGCCATCACCGTCTGCCCGCTCAAACCACCTAG
- a CDS encoding CgeB family protein, with product MKLFVIVSSLDLTQPFSATPSWWQLFKALYEIGVEVIAAPYQGPAIETPWWQAAPNPARREGDAFKAARDVVRRVTGTRQTQAAGTQVEHESLSDRAVRRVARTVVAPRWIHATDRLLAQQPDVDAVLVITVPLNHISGLAQHITTKYNKPVFFYDGDVPASLPTFRGFASGFRIYQDADPSEYTAFFSNSLGGSDALKALGARDVHALYYAADPDLFAPLDVTQDLDVFFYGHGREYRAEWIDAMLRDAKRALPERRFAVRGTNLGELGDVERLPYLSFSKLREYACRSKLDLVITRKAHASVFASSSARPFELAAMGACMVCNPYEGIETWFEPEKELVVVHSAEEATERYDWLLRHDEARRTIGQAARERLLKEHTYRHRAQQLVDVIRGYL from the coding sequence ATGAAGTTGTTCGTGATCGTGTCGTCACTGGACCTGACGCAGCCGTTCAGCGCTACGCCCTCATGGTGGCAGCTGTTCAAGGCGTTGTACGAGATCGGCGTGGAGGTCATCGCCGCGCCCTACCAGGGTCCGGCGATCGAGACCCCCTGGTGGCAGGCCGCCCCCAACCCGGCCCGGCGAGAAGGCGACGCGTTCAAGGCCGCGCGGGATGTGGTCCGGCGTGTGACGGGCACGCGGCAAACCCAGGCCGCCGGAACGCAGGTCGAGCACGAAAGCCTCTCCGACCGGGCGGTGCGCCGCGTTGCGCGCACGGTCGTCGCGCCGCGCTGGATTCACGCCACGGATCGCCTGCTGGCGCAGCAGCCAGACGTGGACGCCGTGCTGGTGATCACCGTGCCGCTCAACCACATTTCCGGCCTCGCGCAGCACATCACCACAAAATACAACAAGCCGGTGTTCTTCTATGACGGCGACGTGCCCGCCAGTCTGCCGACCTTTCGTGGTTTCGCCAGCGGCTTCCGCATCTACCAGGACGCCGATCCGTCCGAATACACGGCGTTCTTCTCAAACAGCCTGGGCGGATCGGACGCGCTGAAAGCGCTCGGCGCGCGCGACGTGCACGCGCTCTATTACGCGGCGGACCCCGACCTGTTCGCACCGCTGGACGTAACGCAGGACCTGGACGTGTTCTTCTACGGCCACGGGCGCGAGTACCGCGCGGAGTGGATCGACGCCATGCTGCGCGACGCCAAACGCGCCCTGCCGGAGCGGCGCTTCGCCGTGCGGGGCACGAACCTGGGCGAGCTGGGCGACGTAGAGCGGCTGCCGTACCTGTCGTTCAGCAAGCTGCGCGAATACGCCTGCCGCAGCAAGCTCGACCTCGTCATCACGCGCAAGGCGCACGCCTCGGTGTTTGCCTCGTCCAGCGCGCGGCCCTTCGAGCTGGCGGCGATGGGCGCCTGCATGGTGTGTAATCCGTACGAAGGCATCGAGACGTGGTTCGAGCCGGAAAAAGAACTGGTCGTCGTGCACAGCGCAGAAGAAGCCACCGAGCGCTACGACTGGTTATTGCGCCACGACGAGGCCCGGCGTACCATTGGACAGGCGGCGCGCGAACGGTTATTGAAGGAACACACTTACCGCCACCGTGCGCAGCAGCTCGTGGACGTGATTCGCGGCTATCTGTAA
- a CDS encoding cation:proton antiporter, giving the protein MTESALVSIASIAVLGIGAQWLAWRLRLPAILLLLLAGFFAGPITGLVKPDELLGDSLFPVVSLAVGIILFEGGLTLKLEELRNLRKVVFLLISIGAFITWVVGTLAAYWIVGMTFQLSLVVGAIFIVTGPTVVLPLLRQVRPRGQVAAVLKWEGILIDPVGATVAVLVLEGVLAVESGDAPHLLLLGMGETLAAGAAIGLVAGFVLVQLLKRFWVPDFLQNPISLMFVVAAFTLADEIMPEAGLLATTVMGIYLANQHAVSVKHIVQFKEDLGILLLSSLFIVLAARLQTDTLSNLGLRGIGFLAVLMLIGRPLAVLVSTLGSPLTWSERAFTALLAPRGIVAVSVASLFALELHEVNYAGYEQIVPLTFLVVVGTVTIYGLSAGRLTRLLKLSQPQANGLLIVGAQDWACEMAKALIDGGCCDDVLLVDSNWDKVSAAKLDGLPVVYASILSETALNEIDTSRIGRLLALTSNDEVNSLAALRFTDMFGRANVFQLPLHNAEKRRHDVSLEQHLVGRSLFGSTITYTYLERRFEKGAVIKMVKLTREFPYEAFRRYYGPTAIPLFLVEESGRLTVLTADNGTTPRAGQTLIALVDPVAEPRVEDVIPADAGESLLREGERATIRP; this is encoded by the coding sequence ATGACCGAAAGCGCGCTTGTCAGTATTGCCAGCATCGCTGTCCTGGGAATCGGGGCGCAGTGGCTTGCGTGGCGGCTGCGGCTACCCGCGATCTTGCTTCTGCTGCTGGCCGGGTTCTTCGCCGGGCCGATTACCGGATTGGTCAAGCCCGATGAGCTGCTCGGCGACTCGCTGTTTCCGGTCGTGTCGCTGGCGGTTGGCATTATCCTGTTCGAAGGCGGCCTGACGCTCAAGCTGGAAGAACTGCGCAACCTGCGCAAGGTGGTCTTCCTGCTGATCAGTATCGGCGCATTCATCACGTGGGTCGTCGGGACCTTGGCCGCCTACTGGATTGTGGGCATGACGTTCCAGCTGTCGCTGGTCGTCGGCGCGATCTTCATTGTCACCGGGCCGACGGTCGTGCTGCCGCTCCTGCGCCAGGTCCGCCCGCGCGGGCAGGTCGCGGCGGTGCTCAAGTGGGAAGGCATCCTGATCGACCCGGTCGGCGCGACGGTGGCCGTGCTTGTGCTGGAAGGTGTGCTGGCCGTCGAAAGCGGCGACGCGCCGCACCTGCTGCTGCTGGGCATGGGCGAAACGTTGGCGGCGGGTGCTGCCATCGGCTTGGTGGCAGGCTTTGTGCTGGTCCAACTGCTCAAGCGCTTCTGGGTCCCCGACTTTCTGCAAAACCCGATCTCGCTGATGTTCGTCGTGGCGGCATTCACGCTCGCTGACGAGATCATGCCCGAAGCGGGCCTGCTGGCGACGACCGTCATGGGCATCTACCTCGCCAACCAGCATGCCGTCTCCGTCAAGCACATCGTGCAGTTCAAGGAAGACCTGGGGATTCTGCTGCTGTCGAGCCTGTTCATCGTGCTGGCGGCGCGGCTGCAAACCGATACGCTGTCCAACCTGGGGCTGCGCGGTATTGGCTTCCTGGCCGTGCTGATGCTGATCGGGCGTCCGCTGGCCGTGCTCGTCTCGACACTCGGCTCACCCCTGACGTGGAGCGAGCGCGCCTTCACGGCGCTGCTGGCCCCGCGCGGCATCGTCGCCGTATCGGTCGCGTCGCTGTTCGCGCTGGAACTGCACGAGGTCAACTACGCGGGCTACGAGCAAATCGTGCCGCTGACGTTCCTGGTAGTGGTCGGCACGGTCACCATCTACGGCCTGTCGGCGGGGAGGCTGACGCGGCTGCTGAAGCTCAGCCAGCCCCAGGCCAACGGCCTCCTGATCGTCGGCGCGCAGGACTGGGCGTGCGAGATGGCGAAAGCGCTGATAGACGGCGGCTGCTGCGACGACGTGCTGCTGGTCGATTCGAACTGGGACAAAGTCAGCGCGGCCAAGCTGGACGGCCTGCCGGTCGTGTATGCCAGCATCTTGTCGGAGACGGCGCTGAACGAGATCGATACCAGCCGCATCGGGCGGCTGCTGGCGCTGACCTCGAACGACGAGGTGAACTCGCTGGCTGCGCTGCGTTTCACGGACATGTTCGGGCGGGCCAACGTTTTCCAGCTTCCGCTGCATAACGCGGAAAAGCGCCGCCACGATGTCTCGCTGGAGCAGCATCTCGTGGGTCGCTCGCTGTTCGGCAGCACGATCACGTATACCTACCTGGAACGCCGCTTCGAGAAGGGCGCGGTGATCAAGATGGTGAAGCTGACCCGCGAGTTCCCGTACGAGGCGTTCCGCCGCTACTACGGCCCCACGGCGATCCCGCTGTTCCTGGTCGAGGAATCGGGCCGGTTGACGGTTCTGACCGCCGACAACGGCACCACGCCGCGCGCGGGCCAGACTCTGATCGCGCTGGTCGATCCGGTCGCGGAGCCGCGCGTCGAGGACGTGATTCCGGCGGACGCGGGTGAATCGCTGCTGCGCGAAGGCGAGCGGGCCACAATTCGTCCTTAA
- the coaE gene encoding dephospho-CoA kinase (Dephospho-CoA kinase (CoaE) performs the final step in coenzyme A biosynthesis.) produces the protein MSGWENKYVIGLTGNIATGKSLVRRMLEHLGAYTIDADSLAHQAMAPGAPAYKPVVSMFGRWILDPDGRIDRAKLAAVVFSHPEALARLEALTHPIVIQAISTLIKRSRHRVIVVEAIKLLESEIAGMVDTIWVVNTSEQQQVERLVSKRNMPEEQARRRVQAQNSQADKLGRANVIIDNSRNPEDAWKQVRAAWSRIQGAAEEETAHSLIQRVEVKPTPRTPAAAADTGRMVITSLDIVRGMVHNADVIATLIHQRSGYVPSRQEVIRAFGEKSYMLAMSDGSAVGMIGFLVENLVTRVDELFVVKEAPFATVATALSQAVERASRDLQSEVGYVFLPNDASQEMIQALVQQGYERQELEEIKIPAWREAVRESRPNGTLILSKKLRADRVLKPL, from the coding sequence GTGAGTGGCTGGGAAAACAAATATGTGATCGGCCTCACGGGCAATATTGCGACGGGCAAAAGCCTCGTCCGGCGCATGTTGGAACACCTGGGAGCCTATACGATCGATGCAGACAGCCTGGCGCATCAGGCGATGGCTCCTGGCGCACCGGCGTACAAGCCGGTGGTCAGTATGTTTGGCCGTTGGATTCTGGACCCCGATGGGCGGATCGATCGCGCCAAGCTGGCGGCGGTCGTTTTTTCGCATCCTGAAGCGCTGGCCCGGCTCGAAGCGCTGACCCACCCAATTGTCATTCAGGCGATCAGCACCCTGATCAAGCGTTCGAGACACCGCGTCATCGTGGTCGAGGCGATCAAGCTGCTCGAAAGCGAAATCGCCGGGATGGTGGACACTATTTGGGTCGTGAACACCAGCGAGCAGCAGCAGGTCGAGCGGCTGGTGAGCAAGCGCAATATGCCGGAAGAACAGGCGCGCCGCCGCGTCCAGGCGCAAAACTCCCAGGCCGACAAGCTGGGCCGCGCCAACGTGATTATTGACAACAGCCGCAACCCCGAAGACGCCTGGAAGCAGGTCCGCGCAGCATGGTCGCGCATTCAGGGGGCCGCGGAAGAAGAAACGGCTCACTCGCTGATCCAGCGCGTCGAGGTCAAGCCCACGCCCCGCACCCCCGCAGCGGCAGCGGACACGGGTAGAATGGTGATTACCTCGCTGGATATTGTGCGCGGCATGGTGCACAACGCCGACGTGATCGCGACTCTCATTCACCAGCGCAGCGGCTATGTGCCATCGCGCCAGGAAGTGATCCGCGCCTTTGGCGAAAAGTCGTATATGCTGGCCATGTCCGACGGGTCGGCAGTGGGCATGATCGGCTTCCTGGTCGAAAATCTGGTGACGCGCGTGGACGAGCTGTTCGTCGTCAAGGAAGCGCCGTTTGCGACCGTCGCGACCGCGCTTAGCCAGGCTGTCGAACGGGCCTCGCGCGACCTGCAAAGCGAGGTCGGCTACGTCTTTTTGCCAAATGATGCCTCTCAAGAGATGATCCAGGCATTGGTCCAGCAGGGGTACGAGCGCCAGGAGCTGGAAGAGATTAAAATTCCCGCCTGGCGAGAGGCCGTGCGCGAATCGCGCCCCAATGGCACCCTTATTCTGTCGAAGAAGCTGCGCGCCGACCGCGTCCTGAAGCCGCTTTAA
- a CDS encoding Maf family protein, with translation MTIPGTHTKPILLASASPRRRSMLELLNLPFDVTRADIDETPHPVEHARDYTARLSREKAQAIAARGTEGDVVILAADTTVADNGAILGKPADPDEARAMLRQLRGRTHQVYTAISLLDTATGRALTDVALTDVTMRDYAGAEIEAYIASGDPFDKAGGYAIQNTAFHPVAGLRGCYPNVMGLPLCLLAAMLRAFGVEPPPHAPGLCLHPDDPACDLDPDMLNRL, from the coding sequence ATGACCATACCCGGCACGCACACCAAACCGATATTGCTCGCGTCCGCCTCCCCGCGCAGGCGGAGCATGTTGGAGCTGCTGAACCTGCCCTTCGACGTAACCCGCGCGGACATCGACGAGACGCCGCACCCCGTCGAGCACGCCCGCGACTATACCGCGCGCCTCAGCCGCGAAAAGGCGCAGGCCATCGCCGCGCGTGGCACGGAGGGCGACGTGGTGATCCTGGCCGCCGACACGACCGTCGCGGACAATGGGGCGATCCTGGGCAAGCCCGCCGACCCGGACGAGGCGCGCGCCATGCTGCGCCAGCTTCGAGGCCGCACGCATCAGGTCTACACGGCGATCAGCCTGCTCGACACGGCCACCGGGCGCGCCCTGACCGACGTCGCGCTGACGGACGTTACCATGCGCGACTATGCCGGCGCGGAGATCGAGGCATACATCGCCAGCGGCGATCCGTTCGACAAGGCGGGCGGCTACGCCATCCAGAACACGGCGTTCCATCCCGTCGCAGGGCTGCGCGGCTGCTATCCCAACGTAATGGGCCTGCCGCTGTGCCTGCTGGCCGCGATGCTGCGTGCGTTCGGCGTGGAGCCGCCGCCCCATGCCCCCGGCCTGTGCTTG
- the rsgA gene encoding ribosome small subunit-dependent GTPase A codes for MAEQQHGLVIRTQSGFFTVDTPQGTVVCQLRGKLKEAYSDTDLVAIGDRVTLEVQSDGTGAILAVDERERVLSRVAPSSAVGTSAEREQVIIANPDQAVFVFAAAEPSPHVRMLDRFLVAAEKASIPEIRICVNKIDLLGDDRAEIEAIFAPYVQIGYSVLTVSAYTGEGVAALRGVLEGKISVFTGSSGVGKTSLLNAIEPDLGRRVNAVSRATTKGRHTTRYSELIPLSAGGYLADTPGIRAIAPWDVEPDELDGYFIEIAPYVSQCRFQDCTHTHEPGCAVIAAVDRGEITEARFDSYLRLREELEEQYVY; via the coding sequence TTGGCAGAACAGCAGCACGGCTTGGTAATCCGAACACAAAGTGGCTTTTTTACCGTCGATACGCCTCAGGGCACGGTGGTGTGCCAGCTTCGGGGCAAGCTCAAGGAAGCGTACAGCGACACCGACCTCGTCGCCATCGGGGACCGGGTGACGCTTGAAGTCCAATCCGACGGCACGGGCGCGATCCTGGCCGTCGACGAGCGCGAGCGCGTGCTCTCACGCGTGGCCCCGTCGTCGGCGGTGGGCACCTCGGCGGAGCGCGAGCAGGTGATCATCGCCAACCCCGATCAGGCGGTCTTCGTGTTCGCCGCCGCAGAGCCATCCCCTCACGTGCGCATGCTCGACCGCTTCCTGGTCGCAGCGGAAAAAGCGTCCATCCCGGAAATCCGCATCTGCGTCAACAAGATCGATCTGCTGGGCGACGATCGCGCCGAGATCGAGGCGATCTTCGCGCCGTACGTGCAGATCGGCTACTCGGTGCTCACCGTCAGCGCCTACACCGGGGAAGGTGTCGCGGCGCTGCGTGGCGTGCTCGAAGGCAAGATCTCCGTGTTCACCGGGTCGTCCGGTGTGGGTAAAACCAGCCTGCTGAACGCCATCGAGCCGGACCTGGGCCGCCGGGTGAACGCGGTCAGCCGCGCGACGACCAAAGGCCGCCACACCACGCGCTACAGCGAGCTGATTCCGCTCTCGGCGGGCGGCTACCTGGCCGACACGCCCGGCATCCGTGCCATCGCGCCGTGGGACGTGGAGCCGGACGAGCTGGACGGCTATTTCATCGAGATCGCGCCATACGTGTCCCAGTGCCGATTCCAAGACTGCACCCACACGCACGAGCCGGGCTGCGCCGTGATCGCTGCCGTCGACCGCGGCGAGATCACCGAGGCGCGCTTCGACAGTTACCTGCGGCTGCGCGAAGAACTGGAAGAGCAGTACGTGTATTGA
- a CDS encoding helix-turn-helix transcriptional regulator, whose amino-acid sequence MNIKGNLPLLILHVLSTGPRHGYTILKDIKQRSEGVLGVAEGTLYPILHDLERRGLIEAFEETVGGRLRRYYRLTEAGQHELARQTDEWKRYSQAVNLLLGGAS is encoded by the coding sequence ATGAACATCAAGGGCAATCTCCCGCTTCTGATCCTTCACGTGCTCTCGACCGGCCCCAGGCACGGCTACACGATCCTCAAGGACATCAAACAGCGTTCGGAAGGCGTGCTGGGTGTCGCGGAGGGCACGCTTTATCCCATTCTGCACGATCTGGAGCGGCGTGGGCTGATCGAAGCATTTGAAGAAACGGTCGGCGGGCGGCTGCGCCGCTACTACCGTTTGACTGAGGCTGGACAGCATGAACTCGCCCGCCAAACCGACGAATGGAAGCGTTATTCGCAGGCCGTCAACCTGCTGTTAGGAGGTGCCTCGTGA
- a CDS encoding M24 family metallopeptidase: MKSDLDRFMHERGIDALLILADETPDPYRTYLANGANTSAMAIKKRGEPPVLVANGMEIDEAAQSGLKVYNVEDFGYSELTREHGYFNDAFRAAWFRRVFEELDVRGKLCVYGMGDLNAALTTLRVLSQDLGDRVELVTDDVRSNVFDRAYETKDADELETLRDVARRTSEVACAVRDWIAGHGVEGDTIVTADGSPLTIGDVKQYLHVQLAERNLEDGGVTIFAQGRDAGVPHSRGESEQAVRLGQSIVFDLFPREPRGYYHDMTRTWCFGYAPDEVQAAYDAVMEAYKRSAAACKIGVSTGAVQRLVCEYLESLGHPTVLNTPGTQQGYVHSLAHGIGLNVHEAPWFPTFSDKYTLQAGNVFTLEPGLYYPEKGYGVRVEDSVYLNPAGELETLTDVPYDLVIPMQG, encoded by the coding sequence GTGAAAAGTGACCTGGACCGGTTCATGCACGAGCGCGGTATCGACGCGCTGCTGATTCTGGCCGACGAGACACCGGACCCGTACCGCACGTACCTGGCGAACGGCGCGAATACGAGCGCGATGGCGATCAAGAAGCGTGGTGAGCCGCCGGTGCTGGTCGCCAACGGCATGGAGATCGACGAGGCCGCGCAGAGCGGGCTGAAAGTCTATAATGTCGAGGACTTCGGCTATAGCGAGCTGACGCGCGAACACGGCTATTTCAACGATGCCTTCCGCGCGGCGTGGTTCCGGCGTGTGTTCGAAGAACTGGACGTACGCGGCAAGCTGTGCGTCTACGGCATGGGCGACCTCAACGCGGCGCTGACCACCCTGCGCGTGCTCAGCCAGGATCTGGGCGACCGCGTGGAACTGGTCACGGACGACGTACGCAGCAACGTCTTCGACCGCGCGTACGAAACCAAAGACGCGGACGAACTGGAAACGCTGCGCGACGTGGCGCGGCGTACCAGTGAGGTCGCGTGTGCGGTGCGCGACTGGATCGCGGGGCACGGCGTCGAGGGCGATACCATCGTCACGGCGGACGGATCGCCGCTGACGATTGGCGATGTGAAGCAGTACCTGCACGTGCAGCTTGCCGAGCGCAACCTGGAAGACGGCGGCGTGACGATCTTCGCGCAGGGGCGTGATGCAGGCGTGCCACACAGCCGGGGCGAAAGTGAGCAGGCCGTCAGGCTCGGCCAGTCGATCGTCTTCGACCTGTTCCCGCGCGAGCCGCGTGGCTATTACCACGACATGACGCGCACGTGGTGCTTCGGCTACGCGCCCGACGAGGTACAGGCCGCCTACGATGCGGTGATGGAAGCGTACAAGCGGTCGGCGGCGGCGTGCAAGATCGGCGTTTCGACCGGCGCCGTGCAGCGTCTCGTCTGCGAGTACTTGGAATCGCTCGGCCACCCGACCGTGCTCAACACACCCGGCACGCAACAGGGCTACGTGCATTCGCTGGCGCACGGCATCGGGCTGAACGTGCACGAAGCGCCCTGGTTCCCCACCTTCTCCGACAAGTACACGCTGCAAGCGGGCAACGTGTTCACCCTGGAGCCGGGCCTGTATTATCCTGAGAAGGGCTACGGCGTACGCGTCGAGGACTCCGTGTACCTGAACCCGGCGGGCGAATTGGAAACTCTGACCGACGTGCCGTACGATCTTGTGATCCCGATGCAGGGCTAA
- a CDS encoding ABC-F family ATP-binding cassette domain-containing protein, which yields MALLSATNVAKSFGANDIFSGVTVDIPHGAKIAMVGPNGAGKTTLLHVLMKAEEPSEGIVTHMKGLSIGYLPQRPDMSGERTLWDEMMTAFTALREREAKLHVLAESMGEASGDELDAIMERYGQLEHQFEDDGGYMYETRTRQVLQGLGFDAGDYGMPLAHLSGGQQTRALLARLLLESPDLLVMDEPTNHLDINAVEWLESFLKTWPGALLVVSHDRYFMDSVVTTIWEMDWGTVEAYRGNYSHYQLQRADRHERLLREYEAQQEFIAKEEDYIRRNIAGQNTAQAKGRLRRLERLKRDSLVARPRTEQQIRIKLKAQLRSGDKVLMTYGLQAGYERDHPLVTVPDITLYRGEIAAIIGPNGVGKTTLLKTLLHDLPPLKGSVRLGAAVEPGYFAQAHEGLNPNRSVLDELLTVRDLPLSEARSYLATFLFTGDDVFQPIRTLSGGERGRLALAKLSLAGANFLLLDEPTNHLDIPSQEILQSVMAAFDGTILLVSHDRYLIDALATQVWDVQPDGMTVFEGNYREYVEAREAARQAVREEKATPARAGAAARKNGKSDSERARRLAQVEATIHELETQLAALESDAGRASQAGEVDRVRELGEAYTAVQADLDAALSEWETLLG from the coding sequence ATGGCACTCCTGAGCGCAACCAACGTCGCCAAGTCTTTTGGCGCGAACGACATCTTTTCGGGCGTCACGGTGGACATTCCGCACGGCGCGAAGATCGCGATGGTCGGGCCGAACGGCGCGGGCAAGACGACCCTGCTGCACGTGCTGATGAAGGCCGAGGAACCGAGCGAAGGTATCGTCACGCACATGAAGGGCCTGAGCATCGGCTACCTGCCGCAGCGCCCTGACATGTCCGGCGAGCGTACGCTGTGGGACGAGATGATGACCGCCTTCACCGCCCTGCGCGAGCGCGAAGCGAAGCTGCACGTCCTGGCCGAGTCGATGGGTGAGGCCAGTGGCGACGAGCTGGATGCGATTATGGAGCGGTACGGCCAGCTCGAGCACCAGTTCGAGGACGACGGCGGCTACATGTACGAGACGCGGACCCGGCAGGTGCTGCAAGGGCTGGGCTTCGATGCGGGCGACTACGGCATGCCGCTGGCGCATCTGTCCGGTGGACAGCAAACCCGCGCGCTGCTGGCGCGGCTGCTGCTCGAATCGCCCGACCTGCTGGTGATGGACGAGCCGACCAACCACCTCGACATCAACGCGGTGGAATGGCTGGAAAGCTTCCTGAAGACCTGGCCGGGCGCGCTGCTGGTGGTCAGCCACGACCGCTACTTTATGGACAGCGTCGTGACGACCATCTGGGAGATGGACTGGGGCACGGTCGAGGCTTACCGGGGCAACTACAGCCATTACCAGCTCCAACGCGCCGACCGGCACGAGCGCCTGCTGCGCGAATACGAGGCCCAGCAGGAATTCATCGCCAAAGAAGAAGACTACATCCGGCGCAACATCGCCGGGCAGAACACCGCCCAGGCCAAAGGTCGCCTGCGCCGCCTGGAACGACTCAAGCGCGATTCGCTGGTTGCCCGCCCGCGCACGGAGCAGCAGATCCGCATCAAGCTCAAGGCCCAGTTGCGCAGCGGCGACAAGGTACTGATGACGTACGGCCTGCAGGCGGGCTACGAGCGCGATCACCCCCTGGTGACCGTGCCGGACATCACGCTCTACCGGGGCGAGATCGCGGCCATCATCGGGCCGAACGGCGTCGGCAAGACGACGCTGCTGAAGACCCTGCTGCACGATCTGCCGCCGCTGAAGGGCAGCGTACGGCTCGGTGCAGCGGTGGAGCCGGGCTACTTCGCGCAGGCGCACGAAGGGCTGAACCCGAATCGCAGCGTGCTGGACGAACTGCTCACCGTGCGCGACCTGCCGCTGAGCGAGGCGCGCAGCTACCTGGCGACGTTTCTGTTCACCGGTGATGACGTGTTCCAACCGATTCGCACCCTGAGCGGCGGTGAGCGTGGGCGCTTGGCGCTGGCGAAGCTGTCGCTGGCCGGGGCCAACTTCCTGCTGCTGGATGAGCCGACCAATCACCTGGACATTCCCAGCCAGGAGATCCTGCAATCGGTGATGGCCGCGTTCGACGGTACGATCCTGCTCGTCAGCCACGATCGCTACCTGATCGACGCGCTTGCGACCCAGGTGTGGGACGTTCAGCCGGACGGCATGACGGTCTTCGAAGGCAACTATCGCGAATACGTCGAGGCGCGCGAAGCCGCGCGGCAGGCGGTCCGCGAGGAGAAAGCCACGCCCGCCCGCGCTGGGGCCGCTGCCCGCAAGAACGGCAAGTCCGATTCCGAGCGCGCCAGGCGGCTGGCCCAGGTGGAAGCGACGATTCACGAGCTGGAAACGCAGCTCGCCGCGCTGGAAAGCGACGCGGGCCGGGCGAGCCAGGCCGGGGAAGTCGATCGGGTGCGCGAGCTGGGCGAAGCCTACACGGCGGTCCAGGCTGACCTGGACGCCGCGCTGTCCGAATGGGAGACGCTGCTGGGCTGA